The following coding sequences are from one Hymenobacter sp. DG25A window:
- a CDS encoding ammonium transporter, with protein MSTPSIFRPSVSMFALLTLVVLCLLAAFIDLPHPGAVAGSLNPADVAWMLTATAFVLIMTPGLSFFYGGMVRPKNVISTMLQSFVALGVISLVFYFVGFSLAYGDSWHGLIGNPLTFIMLRNVGTAPNPAFAATIPFILYFAFQLKFAIITPALITGSFAERVRFKGYLAFMVLFTLFIYCPLAHWTWHPDGFLRQWGVLDFAGGTVVHISAGIAALAGAMVLGRRNTHVRQSSFSTPNVPFVLLGTGLLWFGWFGFNAGSALGANELAATSFVNTNLASAAALVAWLLIEVARNGKPTAVGACTGAVVGLVAITPAAGYVTYGQSLLIGVIGALVSHTAVHWQNSRTTIDDTLDVFPCHGLGGIVGMLLTGVFADKVGLVHGSFTTFGYHVLGLLIVVAYSFAGSWVLLKITDRFFALRVKSSEEELGLDLSQHEESTYHVDEEFEQTFRRELQQTVY; from the coding sequence ATGAGTACTCCTTCTATATTTCGTCCCAGTGTTAGCATGTTTGCGCTGCTCACGCTGGTGGTTCTGTGTTTGCTGGCCGCATTTATTGATCTGCCACACCCTGGCGCCGTTGCTGGCTCCCTCAACCCCGCCGATGTAGCCTGGATGCTCACGGCCACTGCCTTTGTTTTGATTATGACGCCCGGGCTGTCGTTTTTCTACGGCGGCATGGTGCGGCCCAAAAACGTTATCAGCACCATGCTGCAGAGCTTTGTGGCGCTGGGCGTTATCTCGCTGGTATTCTACTTTGTGGGATTCTCCCTGGCCTACGGCGACTCCTGGCACGGGCTCATTGGCAACCCCCTCACGTTTATCATGCTGCGCAACGTGGGCACGGCACCCAATCCCGCTTTTGCGGCCACCATTCCGTTTATTCTCTACTTCGCCTTCCAGCTGAAGTTCGCCATTATCACCCCGGCGCTTATTACCGGCTCTTTTGCCGAGCGGGTGCGGTTTAAGGGCTATCTGGCCTTTATGGTGCTGTTCACCCTATTCATCTACTGCCCGCTGGCTCACTGGACGTGGCACCCCGATGGGTTCCTGCGCCAATGGGGTGTGCTGGATTTTGCCGGTGGCACCGTTGTGCATATTTCGGCGGGTATTGCGGCCTTGGCCGGCGCTATGGTGCTGGGGCGCCGCAATACGCATGTGCGCCAATCGTCTTTCTCCACGCCCAATGTGCCGTTTGTGCTGCTGGGTACCGGCCTGTTGTGGTTTGGCTGGTTTGGGTTTAATGCGGGCTCGGCGCTGGGCGCCAATGAGTTGGCGGCCACCTCCTTTGTCAACACCAACCTGGCCTCGGCAGCCGCCCTGGTAGCCTGGCTGCTGATTGAGGTGGCCCGCAACGGCAAGCCCACGGCGGTAGGAGCCTGCACCGGCGCGGTGGTCGGGCTGGTAGCCATTACGCCGGCGGCCGGATACGTTACCTATGGCCAAAGCCTGCTGATTGGCGTGATAGGCGCCCTGGTAAGCCACACCGCCGTGCACTGGCAGAACAGCCGCACTACCATCGACGACACACTGGACGTGTTTCCCTGCCACGGCCTGGGCGGCATTGTGGGCATGCTGCTCACGGGCGTGTTTGCCGATAAAGTAGGCCTGGTGCACGGCTCGTTCACCACCTTCGGCTACCACGTGCTGGGGCTGCTGATTGTGGTAGCGTACTCCTTTGCAGGTTCCTGGGTGTTGCTGAAAATCACTGACCGGTTCTTCGCCCTGCGCGTGAAATCATCGGAAGAAGAGCTGGGCCTCGACCTCAGCCAGCACGAAGAATCCACGTACCACGTGGATGAAGAGTTTGAGCAAACCTTCCGCCGGGAGCTGCAACAAACCGTGTATTAG